The segment ATCCCACCTTCGTTATTTGATTGCTAATGAGGTCTAAAGTTcacatttgttttaaaaataatattttatttattttaatatcgagccaatataaatatagaatATAATTTGACCTTTATATCTCTCCCTCCATAGAAAAATTGGAgactcatatatatattaagacACCCGGAAGCTTtgtagtttattaatttagttCAAACTTGAACTACATTCAACAAAATGTGTACTATTTCCTTACgagatgttttattttttgtttgtatttttttgatcagCCAATTTAATTGTACCTTAgcaggtaaattattattattttttttcaataaaattgtaatgataaaatgtaaaatagatttaaattaatattgattaaatatatttttacttgaaaatttaaattgtataaattgttttgataaaataatttttattttcattgatatataTAGAGAATCAATTGATGGCCGAAGATATCACTGAAGAATCTATGACAATTCAGCTAGAGTATGTTATTTATTCAGGactaaaattttgtaaattacaattagaaaataatgagGGTAAATATTACGACATAGTTAGATACTACGATGCAACAAGACGTGCATCTTTActatcaaaaaatgataatatagaATGGATTGGAGATGTGGATGAGAGCTGTGCATTTACCATATATCCAAATCGAAAACAAGATACTTTAAAATACAGTTTCATCGACATATATAAGAACATGAGAGTCATTGCATCGTACAACCATGGAGACaagaaattaattcattttgattGTCCGGGAACATATGATAGTACATCTAAAACTTGtgatataaaatatgattttaatttatttttacctaaCAAAGAGATTATCACCACTGGAGGCAAAGTAACGAAAATTACAAGAAAGGCACCTTATACTAATGatacaataacaatatatgCTCCTCCTGTGCTGTATCGTAAAGTTAGAGCATGCACTTTGAATTTAGAACAGCCTGGACTCGAATCTGATAAATCCATCATGACATATTATAATGAAAGTGCTAAGTCAATGATATCACGTGATTATGAATACATTGGTTATAAAGATAATAGCTGctcattaaaaatacataatctTAATGatggccaaaaaaaatttatggataaacatgtatatatttttgtttatactgAGCAAATTGATACTGAGTCAGCATTGACAGTATACCGGAGACTCAATGTAAATCccaattatcattatcaatataatttttttttaaatccattatcatggtggaaaaaaaattatttttccaaagtTTATTTGCGACCACAATTTAATGCTGTTAGTTTTATTTCATCTACAGTTGAacctcaatatttttaaatcatttttatattttatttttaaaaatatctttcaattttaaattttcttattgtAATTGGggtatatcaaaatttaatgtaaaattttataattattatataaataaacttttaaaaataaaaagtttaattttaaaaatcattgttgTTCATTTTAAACGAccttctttttaaaaattatcattgttttatgttttctattttatacatgtatatttaaaaataaattttttatttttctttatctagtgcgtcagtaaaaatttttactgatttccaatttttattattttcaaacatgacaaatttcaaacataataataaacatattatatttattgttaaatataaaattaaatattattttaaatatttgaaatgaaagtagttgttaataaaatttttaaaataaattgacattatatataaacaaaaattataattatacacaacgacaaattatgattttacctgtgatttattatctaaaattttatttttatttatattttttactgacGCATtatagataaagaaaaataaaaatttatttttaactaaattatCAAAGCTTAAAAAGCGTTTCGATTATCACTGACGCACAtagaacaaaattattattttttattgattgctAGAATATATTctgagaaatataaaaatattgaaaatttccaaaaataatatatttttgataacatGTTCAAAAAAGAATTAGGCTGTGCGTCATAAAGTCGTTAACTTATCACAGCTTATGATTGTGTGTTTGTCTATTGACgtgggttttttattttttattttttagctgttatcatcattgttcatttttaatgactaattttttttttcctatatttAGGTGTTATTGGTCAGGTGATGCCTACTGACGCAGgtgattcatcaaaaaattgataagaaaatcgtatatatatagctaaattttgtagaaaaaaaatcactacTTGGTTGGTAATCAACGTGTttgtacttgaaaatttaaaatttgatttttaagtCTGTTCCAAGTTATTGCTTGACAAGTGTTAATTTTATCGTCTCAAAATGAGATTACgtaagtattattataattatttataaatttattaaaagatcaatttaaaatttaacactataccattttttttatatcaacaaaaatacatgtataaataatatatttcaataacaatttattgaaaataaattattaattaattttcattttaaataaatgtttcagTAATTATCTCACTTGCCATTTTTGTGGTTTGTTTTGGACTGTTTGGCTGTACCAATGCAAGGAGCTCGAGTAATCGTAAAGTGAGTTagatataaaacaataattattttaatatgatattattctgttgaatataaattttcataattttattaaaaaatataattgtttataatatattttaacatttaaattttaatgataataatttttcattgtgattattttagaaaaaatgtgAATGTCCATGCAGAACAAAAACACCGAGtgagtaatattatttattttaacattttaataagcaatgaatttttctaaaaatattttatgtttgttgtttattaaattatattttcatttctaatttttaatgaatacaattaatatattttataaataaaaaaataatgattgctcaaatcaattgattcactttttgataaaaaaaaaaaaaattaatttatatttttttgtttggagctaatttaatatttagtccaaatgttaaaattaaattttatatttaatactttatAATATAGCTAAtgccaataattaaaaataattattatttttattaatttttttttttcatatttcagtTAAGacaccaaatttttttttcgtaacatcgcaaaaaatttcaacgatTCAACATTTTACAAATGAGCGAATTATATCAAACAGGGAAATTACGAATCGTCCACAATCTAACTTTAAAAGTTATGATTCACTTGATACAATGACTTATAATtgtgcaaataataatatttatatgttgaAATACAACTCTTCAaatggtaaatataatttaacataaaaaaaatttcaattttttttttactacttacatattattattgtaattatttttttagtctcGAAAAAAACGCTTGATGTAATAcaatttgatggaaaaaacaaatttgaaaGAATTAATCAAATTGAGAATATGTTTGATAATGCAACATCAATTGCATCAGATTATATGAGAGACAAAATATATTGGACTGTAAATAATGATggaaattattcaataaaagtaACAGATAATTCATTCAAAGAATCgaattacattatttatcctaataataaaattcgtatggaaaaaattcaagtttatcCAAAGCGAtcgtaagtaaaaaataaaaaaaaaaaaaaaaacaagtaacaACACAAATTAATAGATTGATAATgactgtatttattattattttttttttcagagaaatatttttttctgaagATAATAAAATCTGGTATACTTCTAATTTACCTAATAGTACTCCAAATTTATTACTAACCTGCACTCATACGTTAATTGATTTTGCCATTGATTATGCAACAAATGATTTGTGCTGGCTTGAAAATCATTCAGATccgatttattttatgtattgtaagtatatctatattattcatattaatttatcaatatcaaaaaaataaataaataaatttctaaactgttaattttcaattattcagATTGTGTTAATATTGATGCTTCTCCTCGACCAATAGATAAACCTAtgtctaaattttatagattAGGAGaaatttttggaaatttagaagcatttaataatacattatatTGGACCGAAAACATAGGCCCAAGGTAAgctattatttacttttttacttaatacaaaaatttattgtttaatttttaataatattatttttttttcttctcagaCAACTATTATATGCCAAGGATGAACATAAAACTTGGCCTGTTCTATTAGCCACTTTGAAAAATGACGAAGTACAATCGTTTGTTTCATTGAACTGTCCAtgtatgtattataaattaaatttattacatctctttaatgtttatttattatttataaaattattataatatttattttagctatttaaaaaatgttgctCCTGTTTCAACTGCCTAAAAGGAGccagacaaaaaataataatccaaagggaattttttatcttggcttagaaatatttctacaataattactcatttttttatcaacaccaTGGATTTGTCATATCTTGATTTTCCTTgctcgtttaaaaaaaaaaaaaaaactatcaaatcaattgtttcaaaataatagtaataagtaattattattatatacctacttgtttatttttaaattaaatattaaattacttgttaaatcagttaataataaaaaaattaaatttcaatgaaattagCGTACATAATTATTACCcagtcaaattattattttttctttatggatttattattttcattgatttaaaaaatttaaaaaaaaatttttttttcaatttgtaatgtcttaaatttgttgattttatttagtattatacttttttgtttttatgtgCCACTTTTAGATGTAATTTatgatattgatttttctaATCACCTCATTATATTGTGGGCGAAttgtttttgattaaaatcgcatgattttttttttgacatcatctttttttcttgtttgtattttgttgatcagctaatttattattcaattgtaatttgggaggtaaattatttttttaaaactatttttctaAAGTTTATATGTGACCACAATTCAATGCTGCCTATTTAATTTCATCTGCAGTTGAaccttaatatttttaaatcatttttatatctttttttttttttaaatatatcgttTTTCTAAGctgcaaatattatttattcatttatttattgttaaatcacaaatatttaattgattaataaagaaaattagagaacaaataaaatgtatttaattttgtcataTATATAACTAGTGGACTTTGTTCactttatcatttattttatttttattattttttaaaaatattgatagttaaaaattaatctacGTGACAAACAATATGCTCTTTGGTtcattgattttgtttttttttacaatgtgtTATTATGATGACTATTTTTATcggtgaatattttttaaatagtttaacCATtgagtggttttttttttaaatctaaataaCATTGTTGATAAAGAATTtgtttacatgaaaataaacatttccatttaatttataattattctaccaatgattaatttaattttgatttgttaatattttttcaatgaattttaataatattttattgagaatttaccattttatttctacacaattgaattatttttatttaattaaaaaattaatatatggggcattccaagtcaaatcaccgagtcatcggcctgacccctaccgattcacttggaaatttttttgtaggtgtattttggaccaaaaaacgaccttattttttttcaatttttttccactatttttacaccataaaataattttttttttcctactatcgagtatttctcaaattagaccaggttcaaaattctgaaatttttcccgtatcatctcgaggtaaaaacaagtcacccataaaaatttgggaatgggccgagaataattactaatttttttataactgattaaaaaaaattttttttacgaattttaaaaatagaaaaatttgataatggtttcttgtagagaaatcaaaaataaaaataaatgatattttgatgaattttgttttgcCCTATATTTAAGGATGGAAAGATAGAAAAACTGCGAtgcttaaaattcaatttttgaagctTTTACCCTCGAAATATGGAAAGAACCAAAATTTGCCcggatatcatttatttttatttttgatttctctacaagaaaccattattagattattctaaaattagattattttaaaattggtaaaaaatttttttttaatcagttataaaaaaattagtaattattctcggcccattcccaaatttttatgggtgacttgtttttacctcgagatgatatgggaaaaatttcagaattttaaacctggtctaatttgagaaatactcgatagtaggaaaaaaaaaattattttatggtgtaaaaatggtggaaaaagaaaaaataagttcgtttttggtccaaaatacacctagaaaaaaatttccagtGAATAATCAGTGACCTGAACCTGaccccatatatatatatatatatattcaatccattaaatttaatgaattaattttagttattaaaatttggtaTTACTTAAACTTCATAATCTGAAAAGTGTAAATCTTCTATAGTAGTTGCAATTTATTGAAAGGTATTTACGACTTGGTCGAatctatatatgaaaaaaaaagatcaagtaaattaaatttgtaacgACAATTGTTTTCATAGATTTAATCATTGGtgttaatttcattattaataaaaaatatatattttaatttaatttaccattcCCGATAAAAGGTCTTCTTTTACATAATTACGTCCAATATATAAAGTGTTTCACCACCAGCTGTATGACCAcctttcaatgaattttttggcGCACAATACCATCACTGGCTTTGATCCATAAATagttgatgtttttatttatcatcaatatctttaaacaataatttaaaaattacatttatatcTACAAAATAATACTGCTGgactatactaaaaaaatttaattcacctCAAAATTTGGGGCTtcataaactttattatttatgcacAGTGTTTACCAGCTTTACCAGGTAACAAATGTGAATCGCAAAAAGCTCGAGCaacaaaagaattatatttattagtattgaCTTTCATGTATACTGGAATATCAATGTCATCGTAATCaggattttatatttaattaaattaagaaatttatctagttaattttttttttttttacctcaacATTATTGAAActgaattttttgtattgatgcattttaaaataatatttttaccaatgtaacttattattgttgaattttctgTGCCAAAATCAGATTTATCAtccattgaatatttttcaaatggttCTACAAATACCTCATTATTTTTCGTGGATAAATTTACCATTAATTCgtactttttttcaaatgaatttacaactgcttctaattttttatcaaataaatctaccattgatttatatttttcatccgATAAATTTGCCTctgattcattattatttgccgatgaatttacaattaactgatattttttttcaaaagaatttACAAGtagtggaaattttttttcaaatgaatctACGACtgcttcatatttttttatctgtcgAATTTGCAATTGActcgtatttttcttcaatcaaatgattttctaaaaataaattataaatttcaatttttaatttagcattttaataatttttaataaacaaaaatatcaagaataattaattataacaattttcattaaatataccaTCTTTAGAATTTTTGTAGGCATTATATAACACCCcacttgtaattattaatattaaaattgtcaaCGAActcaatatttgtttttaccgctccaatttacaaaaaaaatatctacgtttttattttatttaattatttattttctacttgGTATAAATACTCGGTAAAGtattttactcaattttaaaaGCAGATCTTTACcgggtataagtattttaaatcatgGTCTTTGACGTCGtcgtttttattatcaaaatgtcGTTCTaagtatttgttaaaaaaaataaaaaacagtttCATTATGTATATCGATGCCTCTCTTTCCAATGAGCCTACTctcgattttttcaacaaattaataaaaagatataagAGTCAGTAAAAGCCAATATTAAATcttgctaaaaataaattttttcaagctgAAATGTCTAATTTCTTCGGATACGTTGCGCATACCCCGTGCCTATCCtactattgaatttttttacatgcataTATGTGTGTTATGCAGCCGCATGGtattagttatttatcattgatggtatagcagaatttgtttctttttcctttttattttaagcctTATATACGTATACaacgtttaaattttatattcagaAAATtagtattgaattattatttattatttattatgagcAATTCACAGTCAAATTTAAAGTAGacgaattacaaatataatttattattaaatttaaacaaaataaattgaaataatcaagtttataaatttacaattaatgtcgccaaaaaagcctcaatttttacctgtctatttatcatacctttaataatcaaaaactgaaatatcaaaaatttcaaaatttttttgatttataaagttgaataagttgctggataaaaactaaaaattaggcttttttgataaatggtataataataatataataataaaaaactgcagcacctaattttttttagtttttttttatcagcaacttattcaactttatacatcaaaattttgacattttttttggatatttcacgttttttgattattaaaggtatgataaatagacaggtatttaaaaattgaggctttttggcgacattaattgtaaatttatgttttgtttttataaatacagaaaaatatttttaattaattttttctcgcATTTAGGTGGTATCTATCAAACTGTTTGGCTTTCATCGACTTTTATATGGTGCTATTTTATTTccatcttaaaaaaatttatagtagggtttaaaattttgatgaaaatatcaaatacgTGACATAAAACatgtatatttcaaataaatcctCTTGATCGATTGTGTGGATGAGTAATAATTACTTTTCATTAAATAGATTTTAACGAATTTGACCGATTTgacttatatttaaaaattttttaaataaccaattcctggtattatttttttgatttacctatctgactaattatttttttttttatgataaaaaaattaaacagttataaaatataatattgattttttctatttttttattgcttttttttttttaatattattattagcagGAGCCAAAGTTATCAAAAAATCAGAGTAagttacattatttattttgactttaaataataactgattaatttatcagcccaaatgttaatattaaaattgttaattttttaaaattctttatcgtttttttataaacatgtatatatttttgtttatactgAGCAAATTGATACTGAGTCAGCATTGACAGTATACCGAAGACTCAATGTAAATCccaattatcattatcaatataatttttttttaaatccattatcatggtggaaaaaaaattatttttccaaagtTTATTTGCGACCACAATTTAATGCTGTTAGTTTTATTTCATCTACAGTTGTacctcaatatttttaaatcttttttatattttatttttaaaaatacatcttttaattttaaattttcttattgaaATACGCTTATTGTAATTGGGGTATATcaaaatttcatgtaaaattttataattattatataaataaacttttaaaaataaaaagtttaattttaaaaatcattgttgTTCATTTTGAACTAcgttctttttaaaaattatcattgttttttgttttctattttatacatgtatatttaaatataaattttttatttttctttatctagtgcgtcagtaaaaatttttactgacttccaatttttattattttcaaacatgataaatttcaaacataataataaacatattatattcattgttaaatataaaattaaatattattttaaatatttgaaatgaaagtagttgttaataaaatttttaaaataaattgacattatatataaacaaaaattataattatacacaacgacaaattatgattttacctgtgatttattatctaaaattttatttttatttatattttttactgacGCATtatagataaagaaaaataaaaattatcaaagctTAAAAAGCGTTTCGATTATCACTGACGCACAtagaacaaaattattattttttattgattgctAGAATATATTgtgagaaatataaaaatattgaaaattcccaaaaataatatatttttgataaaatgttcAAAAAAGAATTAGGATGTGGGTCATAAAGTCGTTAACTTATCACAGTTTATGATTGTGTGTTTGTCTATTGAcgtggattttttatttattagtttttttttagctgttatcatcattgtttatttttaatgactaATTTTATTCTTCTTATATTTAGATTTTATAGGTCAGGTGATGCCTACTGGCGCAggtgatttatcaaaaaattaattaaaaaatcgtataaatatagctaatctttgtagaaaaaaatcactACTTGGTTGGTAATCAACGTGTttgtacttgaaaatttaaaatttgatttttaagtCTGTTCCAAGTCATTGCTTGAcaagtgttaattttattgtctCAAAATGAGATTACgtaagtattattataattatttataaatttattaaaagatacattttaaaatttaacactataccattttttttatatcaattaatacaaaaatatactgtggataaataatatatttcaataacaatttattgaaaataaatgattaattattgtgtttattttaaataaatgtttcagTAATTATCTCACTTGCCATTTTTGTGGTATGTTTTGGACTGTTTGGCTGTACCAATGCAAAAAGCTCGAGGGATCGTAAAGTGAGTTAGAtagaaaacaataattattttaataatctgAATGATAATACACTTATAGTTatacaatttaacaaaaataatgatattattctgttgaatataaatttaaaaaattttttaaaatcatttaaactcaaaatatattatattttcaatataaaagtttgttatcaattttttttatgtaatagaGATTGatatttagataaaatttcaaatatattttaacttttaaattttaattaaataaatcaataaataaataatgataataattttaaattgtgataataattttagaatgAATGTGAGTGTCCATGCAGTACAAAAACACCGAgtgagtaatattttttatatattaataataagcaATGAATTATTCTAAAACCATgttgtgtttaaaaaaaatatttcacaataaattttataaataagaaaataatgattgttcaaatcaattgattaacttttcgataaaaaaaaaaaaaaaaaaaaaaattaatttatatttttttcgtttggagctaatttaatatttagtctaaatgctaaaattaaattttaaatttaatgcttcgttgaataaataatgccaataattaaaaatatttattatttcattattatgattatttttattaatttttttttttcatatttcagtTCAGTCAGCCAATTTTTTCTTGGcaactttgaaaaaattttcactaATACAACAATTTACAAATGAGCTAACCATATCAAACATTGAAATTGAAAGTAATTCACAATTTAACTTTAAAAGTTATGATTCCATTGgaaaaattactaataattgtgcaaaaaatattatttatatgttgaaATACAACGCATCAaatggtaaatataatttaatataaaggaaatttctattttttttactactagatatttaacaaattattattgtaaatatttttttagagacGAAAAAAACACTTGAAGTAATACACTACGATGGAAATAAGAAATTTCAAAGAATTAAACAAGTTGAGAATATGTTTGATAATGCAATATCAATAACATCAGACTATAAGacaggaaaaatatattgggCTGTAAATGATAATggaaattattcaataaaagtgacagatgaattatttagtaaatggaattatattatttatcctaataataaatatcctataggaaaaattcaagtttatcCAAAAGGAtcgtaagtaaaaaataaaaaataaaacaactaaCAACATAATTGATAGATTGACACTCTgactttatttaatattattttttttccagaggaatatttttttccaaaggTGATGATATCTGGTACACTTCTAATTCACTTAATAGTACTCCAAAATTACTAGCCAGTGATGGGGTTATTGATTTTGCCATTGATTACGCAACAGATAATTCACTTAATAGTACTCCAAAATTACTAGCCAGTGATGGGGTTATTGATTTTGCCATTGATTACGCAACAGATAATTTGTGCTGGATTCAACGTGATCTTTATCTTCATAATTTTTGtaagtatatattattcatattaatttatatcaatattaaaaaaaaaaaagaaaatttctaaactgtta is part of the Aphidius gifuensis isolate YNYX2018 linkage group LG1, ASM1490517v1, whole genome shotgun sequence genome and harbors:
- the LOC122847652 gene encoding uncharacterized protein LOC122847652; its protein translation is MRLLIISLAIFVVCFGLFGCTNARSSSNRKKKCECPCRTKTPIKTPNFFFVTSQKISTIQHFTNERIISNREITNRPQSNFKSYDSLDTMTYNCANNNIYMLKYNSSNVSKKTLDVIQFDGKNKFERINQIENMFDNATSIASDYMRDKIYWTVNNDGNYSIKVTDNSFKESNYIIYPNNKIRMEKIQVYPKRSEIFFSEDNKIWYTSNLPNSTPNLLLTCTHTLIDFAIDYATNDLCWLENHSDPIYFMYYCVNIDASPRPIDKPMSKFYRLGEIFGNLEAFNNTLYWTENIGPRQLLYAKDEHKTWPVLLATLKNDEVQSFVSLNCPSI